The Comamonas sp. lk genome contains the following window.
CGCGTGCTTTCCACTGAAGCAGATTCCCATGTCAAGCAAAGCAATGATTACGCCGCATGCCCCGCGCGTGCCTGGTTTGCCTTTGTCATGATTTTCCTGCTCATGCTCTCTGACTATATGGATAGGCAGATTGTGGTTTCGCTGTTTCCGCATTTGAAACAAGAATGGGGATTATCGAACAAGCAATTGGCCGCCCTGTTTTTGCTTATCTCCGTGATGGTGGCCGTGGGCAGTTTGCCCGTGGCCAGGATGGCCGATCGCTTTGGCCGTGTGAAAAGCATTGTGGTCATGGCATCCGTGTGGAGCATGGCCGCCATTGCCTGCGTGTTTGTGCGCAATGACTTCCAGCTTTTTACGGCCCGCACGGTGGTGGGCCTGGGCGAGACGGGTGATGGCGCTGCAGGTACGGCCCTGCTCAAGGGCTTGTTTCCCAAGCGCTGGCATTCCACCTTGCTGGGCGCATTCTTTGCGGCTTCCGCACTGGGCGGGGTGATTGCCGATCACTGGGGCTGGCACGCAGCTTTTTCTTCTGTAGCAATTTTGTCTGTCGTCTGTTTTTGGAAAGCCTCGCGCAGCGATGAGGCCGATATGGCTCTGGTGCTGCGGCAGGAGGCGGTCGGCAAGCGCATGGAAAACACCGCAGTACTGCTTCCCTTTACGGCGGCGCAGGCCTGAGGTGTTTGACTGGATTTTTGATGGCGGTGTTGGCGGTTGCCTGGTGGAGCCGCTGCCCGCAGTGTTTGTTGGTATTTGACAGGAGTTTGTATGGCTAAAGTAATCCGTTATCACGAAGTTGGCGGCCCCGAAGTGT
Protein-coding sequences here:
- a CDS encoding MFS transporter gives rise to the protein MLSTEADSHVKQSNDYAACPARAWFAFVMIFLLMLSDYMDRQIVVSLFPHLKQEWGLSNKQLAALFLLISVMVAVGSLPVARMADRFGRVKSIVVMASVWSMAAIACVFVRNDFQLFTARTVVGLGETGDGAAGTALLKGLFPKRWHSTLLGAFFAASALGGVIADHWGWHAAFSSVAILSVVCFWKASRSDEADMALVLRQEAVGKRMENTAVLLPFTAAQA